The proteins below are encoded in one region of Cololabis saira isolate AMF1-May2022 chromosome 13, fColSai1.1, whole genome shotgun sequence:
- the bcl6aa gene encoding BCL6A transcription repressor a isoform X4, with protein sequence MPHSFQHKKELDKMACAADSCIQFTRHASDVLLNLNRLRSRDILTDVTILVNRQQFRAHKTVLMACSGLFYTIFTDSHKCNLNAISLDPKVDPEGFAILLEFMYTSRLTLKESLIMAIMNTAIYLQMDHVVDTCQRFIKSSDPAAKLPRDEFLISPLVLPQDVHAYRPHDVVDSLHGRLAPFRDGRPYGTNLFGGVSTPGNYHLYGQFPMPGFPFPLCKLTDTKNAFADFSKSGIHHKNCSPHDSNIRAEYSRAFGSSSSSIIHSTTYASREVGRDDDMRKESHESVPQAVGLGSRKRAFPVLALEQQRESGKEHAPQVEEDLIHQHYPLGISSAGRKSLVSSPQSPLKSDCQPNSPTESSSSKNAGLSQASGVQAQQGTPDPKARNWKKYKFIVLNQSAKEEEVGLRDPGLRSPQRLGLQPYLHPSDSENLDPQTTSKSSDHSEDLPVPQASRLNNIINSTLEGSLRNGEAHPPHYLNRLSCSTCGSRSPHRSEGCPNSSRSRLSEDMAELHSEYSDSSCENGTFFCNECDSKFAEDEALKQHMLQVHSDKPYKCDRCQAAFRYKGNLASHKTVHTGEKPYRCNICGAQFNRPANLKTHTRIHSGEKPYKCETCGARFVQVAHLRAHVLIHTGEKPYPCEICGTRFRHLQTLKSHLRIHTGEKPYHCEKCNLHFRHKSQLRLHLRQKHGAITNTKIQYRMSTAEMPTDLTKAC encoded by the exons AACTTGACAAAATGGCTTGCGCAGCAGACAGCTGCATACAATTCACGCGCCATGCCAGTGATGTTCTGCTCAACCTGAATCGGCTGCGCAGCAGAGACATCCTCACAGACGTGACCATCCTGGTTAACAGGCAGCAGTTTCGTGCACACAAGACTGTTCTCATGGCTTGCAG TGGGCTCTTCTACACCATCTTTACTGACTCCCACAAGTGCAACCTTAATGCCATCAGTCTGGACCCAAAGGTGGACCCAGAAGGCTTTGCCATCCTGCTGGAGTTTATGTACACCTCCCGACTCACACTAAAGGAAAGCCTGATCATGGCTATCATGAATACAGCCATCTACTTGCAGATGGACCATGTTGTGGACACCTGCCAGAGATTCATCAAATCTAG TGATCCAGCAGCTAAGCTACCAAGAGATGAATTCCTGATCAGTCCCTTGGTTTTACCTCAGGATGTTCACGCGTACCGGCCCCACGATGTTGTTGACAGTTTGCACGGCCGCTTAGCTCCGTTCAGGGACGGAAGGCCCTACGGCACAAACTTGTTCGGCGGGGTCAGTACCCCCGGTAACTACCACCTCTACGGGCAGTTTCCCATGCCAGGATTCCCCTTCCCTCTCTGCAAGCTGACCGACACCAAAAACGCTTTTGCTGACTTCTCAAAGAGCGGCATCCACCACAAGAACTGTTCCCCCCACGACAGCAACATCAGGGCCGAGTACAGCCGGGCGTtcggcagcagctcctccagcatcaTCCACTCCACCACTTACGCTTCCAGGGAAGTAGGGAGAGACGACGACATGAGGAAGGAGAGCCATGAGAGCGTCCCCCAGGCCGTGGGGCTCGGGTCCAGGAAGCGTGCGTTTCCCGTGTTGGCCCTGGAGCAACAGAGAGAGTCTGGCAAGGAGCACGCTCCTCAGGTGGAGGAAGACCTCATCCACCAGCACTATCCCCTGGGCATCTCCTCCGCCGGACGCAAGAGCCTCGTGAGTAGCCCGCAGAGCCCGCTCAAGTCTGACTGCCAGCCCAACTCCCCGACGGAGTCCAGCAGCAGCAAGAACGCCGGCCTCTCCCAGGCCAGCGGGGTGCAGGCCCAGCAGGGGACGCCGGACCCCAAAGCTCGCAACTGGAAGAAGTACAAGTTCATCGTGCTGAACCAGAGCgccaaggaggaggaggtgggccTGAGGGATCCCGGGCTGCGCTCGCCTCAGCGCCTCGGCCTGCAGCCCTACCTGCACCCCAGCGACTCGGAGAACCTCGACCCCCAGACCACGAGCAAGAGCAGCGACCACAGCGAGGACCTGCCCGTGCCGCAGGCCAGCCGTCTCaacaacatcatcaacag TACTCTTGAGGGGTCACTGAGGAACGGCGAGGCCCACCCTCCACACTACCTGAACCGTCTGAGCTGCTCCACGTGTGGCTCGCGGTCCCCACACCGCTCCGAGGGCTGTCCCAACTCCTCCCGGTCCCGCCTGTCCGAGGACATGGCCGAGCTGCACTCAGAGTATTCAGACTCCAGTTGTG AAAACGGTACGTTCTTCTGCAACGAGTGCGACTCCAAGTTCGCCGAGGACGAGGCTCTGAAACAACACATGCTTCAGGTGCACAGTGACAAGCCATACAAGTGTGACCGCTGCCAGGCTGCGTTCCGGTACAAGGGCAACCTGGCCAGCCACAAGACTGTCCACACAG gagAGAAGCCGTATCGCTGTAATATCTGTGGTGCTCAGTTTAACCGACCAGCTAACCTCAAGACTCACACTCGCATCCACTCAGGAGAGAAGCCATACAAATGTGAGACATGTGGCGCTCGGTTTGTGCAG GTTGCTCATCTCCGCGCCCACGTGTTgatccacacgggcgagaagccgtaCCCGTGTGAGATCTGTGGAACGCGCTTCCGCCACCTCCAGACGCTGAAGAGCCACCTCCGCATTCACACGGGAGAGAAGCCCTACCAT TGTGAAAAATGCAACCTGCATTTCCGCCACAAAAGTCAGCTCCGACTGCACCTCCGACAGAAGCACGGCGCCATCACGAACACCAAGATCCAGTACCGCATGTCCACGGCAGAGATGCCGACTGACTTAACAAAAGCCTGCTGA
- the bcl6aa gene encoding BCL6A transcription repressor a isoform X2, with translation MLTKDTTNNAQQILLLCQGANGMRKDGVPVVWNHPKQGFQELDKMACAADSCIQFTRHASDVLLNLNRLRSRDILTDVTILVNRQQFRAHKTVLMACSGLFYTIFTDSHKCNLNAISLDPKVDPEGFAILLEFMYTSRLTLKESLIMAIMNTAIYLQMDHVVDTCQRFIKSSDPAAKLPRDEFLISPLVLPQDVHAYRPHDVVDSLHGRLAPFRDGRPYGTNLFGGVSTPGNYHLYGQFPMPGFPFPLCKLTDTKNAFADFSKSGIHHKNCSPHDSNIRAEYSRAFGSSSSSIIHSTTYASREVGRDDDMRKESHESVPQAVGLGSRKRAFPVLALEQQRESGKEHAPQVEEDLIHQHYPLGISSAGRKSLVSSPQSPLKSDCQPNSPTESSSSKNAGLSQASGVQAQQGTPDPKARNWKKYKFIVLNQSAKEEEVGLRDPGLRSPQRLGLQPYLHPSDSENLDPQTTSKSSDHSEDLPVPQASRLNNIINSTLEGSLRNGEAHPPHYLNRLSCSTCGSRSPHRSEGCPNSSRSRLSEDMAELHSEYSDSSCENGTFFCNECDSKFAEDEALKQHMLQVHSDKPYKCDRCQAAFRYKGNLASHKTVHTGEKPYRCNICGAQFNRPANLKTHTRIHSGEKPYKCETCGARFVQVAHLRAHVLIHTGEKPYPCEICGTRFRHLQTLKSHLRIHTGEKPYHCEKCNLHFRHKSQLRLHLRQKHGAITNTKIQYRMSTAEMPTDLTKAC, from the exons AACTTGACAAAATGGCTTGCGCAGCAGACAGCTGCATACAATTCACGCGCCATGCCAGTGATGTTCTGCTCAACCTGAATCGGCTGCGCAGCAGAGACATCCTCACAGACGTGACCATCCTGGTTAACAGGCAGCAGTTTCGTGCACACAAGACTGTTCTCATGGCTTGCAG TGGGCTCTTCTACACCATCTTTACTGACTCCCACAAGTGCAACCTTAATGCCATCAGTCTGGACCCAAAGGTGGACCCAGAAGGCTTTGCCATCCTGCTGGAGTTTATGTACACCTCCCGACTCACACTAAAGGAAAGCCTGATCATGGCTATCATGAATACAGCCATCTACTTGCAGATGGACCATGTTGTGGACACCTGCCAGAGATTCATCAAATCTAG TGATCCAGCAGCTAAGCTACCAAGAGATGAATTCCTGATCAGTCCCTTGGTTTTACCTCAGGATGTTCACGCGTACCGGCCCCACGATGTTGTTGACAGTTTGCACGGCCGCTTAGCTCCGTTCAGGGACGGAAGGCCCTACGGCACAAACTTGTTCGGCGGGGTCAGTACCCCCGGTAACTACCACCTCTACGGGCAGTTTCCCATGCCAGGATTCCCCTTCCCTCTCTGCAAGCTGACCGACACCAAAAACGCTTTTGCTGACTTCTCAAAGAGCGGCATCCACCACAAGAACTGTTCCCCCCACGACAGCAACATCAGGGCCGAGTACAGCCGGGCGTtcggcagcagctcctccagcatcaTCCACTCCACCACTTACGCTTCCAGGGAAGTAGGGAGAGACGACGACATGAGGAAGGAGAGCCATGAGAGCGTCCCCCAGGCCGTGGGGCTCGGGTCCAGGAAGCGTGCGTTTCCCGTGTTGGCCCTGGAGCAACAGAGAGAGTCTGGCAAGGAGCACGCTCCTCAGGTGGAGGAAGACCTCATCCACCAGCACTATCCCCTGGGCATCTCCTCCGCCGGACGCAAGAGCCTCGTGAGTAGCCCGCAGAGCCCGCTCAAGTCTGACTGCCAGCCCAACTCCCCGACGGAGTCCAGCAGCAGCAAGAACGCCGGCCTCTCCCAGGCCAGCGGGGTGCAGGCCCAGCAGGGGACGCCGGACCCCAAAGCTCGCAACTGGAAGAAGTACAAGTTCATCGTGCTGAACCAGAGCgccaaggaggaggaggtgggccTGAGGGATCCCGGGCTGCGCTCGCCTCAGCGCCTCGGCCTGCAGCCCTACCTGCACCCCAGCGACTCGGAGAACCTCGACCCCCAGACCACGAGCAAGAGCAGCGACCACAGCGAGGACCTGCCCGTGCCGCAGGCCAGCCGTCTCaacaacatcatcaacag TACTCTTGAGGGGTCACTGAGGAACGGCGAGGCCCACCCTCCACACTACCTGAACCGTCTGAGCTGCTCCACGTGTGGCTCGCGGTCCCCACACCGCTCCGAGGGCTGTCCCAACTCCTCCCGGTCCCGCCTGTCCGAGGACATGGCCGAGCTGCACTCAGAGTATTCAGACTCCAGTTGTG AAAACGGTACGTTCTTCTGCAACGAGTGCGACTCCAAGTTCGCCGAGGACGAGGCTCTGAAACAACACATGCTTCAGGTGCACAGTGACAAGCCATACAAGTGTGACCGCTGCCAGGCTGCGTTCCGGTACAAGGGCAACCTGGCCAGCCACAAGACTGTCCACACAG gagAGAAGCCGTATCGCTGTAATATCTGTGGTGCTCAGTTTAACCGACCAGCTAACCTCAAGACTCACACTCGCATCCACTCAGGAGAGAAGCCATACAAATGTGAGACATGTGGCGCTCGGTTTGTGCAG GTTGCTCATCTCCGCGCCCACGTGTTgatccacacgggcgagaagccgtaCCCGTGTGAGATCTGTGGAACGCGCTTCCGCCACCTCCAGACGCTGAAGAGCCACCTCCGCATTCACACGGGAGAGAAGCCCTACCAT TGTGAAAAATGCAACCTGCATTTCCGCCACAAAAGTCAGCTCCGACTGCACCTCCGACAGAAGCACGGCGCCATCACGAACACCAAGATCCAGTACCGCATGTCCACGGCAGAGATGCCGACTGACTTAACAAAAGCCTGCTGA
- the bcl6aa gene encoding BCL6A transcription repressor a isoform X1, protein MPHSFQHKKAQQILLLCQGANGMRKDGVPVVWNHPKQGFQELDKMACAADSCIQFTRHASDVLLNLNRLRSRDILTDVTILVNRQQFRAHKTVLMACSGLFYTIFTDSHKCNLNAISLDPKVDPEGFAILLEFMYTSRLTLKESLIMAIMNTAIYLQMDHVVDTCQRFIKSSDPAAKLPRDEFLISPLVLPQDVHAYRPHDVVDSLHGRLAPFRDGRPYGTNLFGGVSTPGNYHLYGQFPMPGFPFPLCKLTDTKNAFADFSKSGIHHKNCSPHDSNIRAEYSRAFGSSSSSIIHSTTYASREVGRDDDMRKESHESVPQAVGLGSRKRAFPVLALEQQRESGKEHAPQVEEDLIHQHYPLGISSAGRKSLVSSPQSPLKSDCQPNSPTESSSSKNAGLSQASGVQAQQGTPDPKARNWKKYKFIVLNQSAKEEEVGLRDPGLRSPQRLGLQPYLHPSDSENLDPQTTSKSSDHSEDLPVPQASRLNNIINSTLEGSLRNGEAHPPHYLNRLSCSTCGSRSPHRSEGCPNSSRSRLSEDMAELHSEYSDSSCENGTFFCNECDSKFAEDEALKQHMLQVHSDKPYKCDRCQAAFRYKGNLASHKTVHTGEKPYRCNICGAQFNRPANLKTHTRIHSGEKPYKCETCGARFVQVAHLRAHVLIHTGEKPYPCEICGTRFRHLQTLKSHLRIHTGEKPYHCEKCNLHFRHKSQLRLHLRQKHGAITNTKIQYRMSTAEMPTDLTKAC, encoded by the exons AACTTGACAAAATGGCTTGCGCAGCAGACAGCTGCATACAATTCACGCGCCATGCCAGTGATGTTCTGCTCAACCTGAATCGGCTGCGCAGCAGAGACATCCTCACAGACGTGACCATCCTGGTTAACAGGCAGCAGTTTCGTGCACACAAGACTGTTCTCATGGCTTGCAG TGGGCTCTTCTACACCATCTTTACTGACTCCCACAAGTGCAACCTTAATGCCATCAGTCTGGACCCAAAGGTGGACCCAGAAGGCTTTGCCATCCTGCTGGAGTTTATGTACACCTCCCGACTCACACTAAAGGAAAGCCTGATCATGGCTATCATGAATACAGCCATCTACTTGCAGATGGACCATGTTGTGGACACCTGCCAGAGATTCATCAAATCTAG TGATCCAGCAGCTAAGCTACCAAGAGATGAATTCCTGATCAGTCCCTTGGTTTTACCTCAGGATGTTCACGCGTACCGGCCCCACGATGTTGTTGACAGTTTGCACGGCCGCTTAGCTCCGTTCAGGGACGGAAGGCCCTACGGCACAAACTTGTTCGGCGGGGTCAGTACCCCCGGTAACTACCACCTCTACGGGCAGTTTCCCATGCCAGGATTCCCCTTCCCTCTCTGCAAGCTGACCGACACCAAAAACGCTTTTGCTGACTTCTCAAAGAGCGGCATCCACCACAAGAACTGTTCCCCCCACGACAGCAACATCAGGGCCGAGTACAGCCGGGCGTtcggcagcagctcctccagcatcaTCCACTCCACCACTTACGCTTCCAGGGAAGTAGGGAGAGACGACGACATGAGGAAGGAGAGCCATGAGAGCGTCCCCCAGGCCGTGGGGCTCGGGTCCAGGAAGCGTGCGTTTCCCGTGTTGGCCCTGGAGCAACAGAGAGAGTCTGGCAAGGAGCACGCTCCTCAGGTGGAGGAAGACCTCATCCACCAGCACTATCCCCTGGGCATCTCCTCCGCCGGACGCAAGAGCCTCGTGAGTAGCCCGCAGAGCCCGCTCAAGTCTGACTGCCAGCCCAACTCCCCGACGGAGTCCAGCAGCAGCAAGAACGCCGGCCTCTCCCAGGCCAGCGGGGTGCAGGCCCAGCAGGGGACGCCGGACCCCAAAGCTCGCAACTGGAAGAAGTACAAGTTCATCGTGCTGAACCAGAGCgccaaggaggaggaggtgggccTGAGGGATCCCGGGCTGCGCTCGCCTCAGCGCCTCGGCCTGCAGCCCTACCTGCACCCCAGCGACTCGGAGAACCTCGACCCCCAGACCACGAGCAAGAGCAGCGACCACAGCGAGGACCTGCCCGTGCCGCAGGCCAGCCGTCTCaacaacatcatcaacag TACTCTTGAGGGGTCACTGAGGAACGGCGAGGCCCACCCTCCACACTACCTGAACCGTCTGAGCTGCTCCACGTGTGGCTCGCGGTCCCCACACCGCTCCGAGGGCTGTCCCAACTCCTCCCGGTCCCGCCTGTCCGAGGACATGGCCGAGCTGCACTCAGAGTATTCAGACTCCAGTTGTG AAAACGGTACGTTCTTCTGCAACGAGTGCGACTCCAAGTTCGCCGAGGACGAGGCTCTGAAACAACACATGCTTCAGGTGCACAGTGACAAGCCATACAAGTGTGACCGCTGCCAGGCTGCGTTCCGGTACAAGGGCAACCTGGCCAGCCACAAGACTGTCCACACAG gagAGAAGCCGTATCGCTGTAATATCTGTGGTGCTCAGTTTAACCGACCAGCTAACCTCAAGACTCACACTCGCATCCACTCAGGAGAGAAGCCATACAAATGTGAGACATGTGGCGCTCGGTTTGTGCAG GTTGCTCATCTCCGCGCCCACGTGTTgatccacacgggcgagaagccgtaCCCGTGTGAGATCTGTGGAACGCGCTTCCGCCACCTCCAGACGCTGAAGAGCCACCTCCGCATTCACACGGGAGAGAAGCCCTACCAT TGTGAAAAATGCAACCTGCATTTCCGCCACAAAAGTCAGCTCCGACTGCACCTCCGACAGAAGCACGGCGCCATCACGAACACCAAGATCCAGTACCGCATGTCCACGGCAGAGATGCCGACTGACTTAACAAAAGCCTGCTGA
- the bcl6aa gene encoding BCL6A transcription repressor a isoform X3 codes for MQEVSRKALPELDKMACAADSCIQFTRHASDVLLNLNRLRSRDILTDVTILVNRQQFRAHKTVLMACSGLFYTIFTDSHKCNLNAISLDPKVDPEGFAILLEFMYTSRLTLKESLIMAIMNTAIYLQMDHVVDTCQRFIKSSDPAAKLPRDEFLISPLVLPQDVHAYRPHDVVDSLHGRLAPFRDGRPYGTNLFGGVSTPGNYHLYGQFPMPGFPFPLCKLTDTKNAFADFSKSGIHHKNCSPHDSNIRAEYSRAFGSSSSSIIHSTTYASREVGRDDDMRKESHESVPQAVGLGSRKRAFPVLALEQQRESGKEHAPQVEEDLIHQHYPLGISSAGRKSLVSSPQSPLKSDCQPNSPTESSSSKNAGLSQASGVQAQQGTPDPKARNWKKYKFIVLNQSAKEEEVGLRDPGLRSPQRLGLQPYLHPSDSENLDPQTTSKSSDHSEDLPVPQASRLNNIINSTLEGSLRNGEAHPPHYLNRLSCSTCGSRSPHRSEGCPNSSRSRLSEDMAELHSEYSDSSCENGTFFCNECDSKFAEDEALKQHMLQVHSDKPYKCDRCQAAFRYKGNLASHKTVHTGEKPYRCNICGAQFNRPANLKTHTRIHSGEKPYKCETCGARFVQVAHLRAHVLIHTGEKPYPCEICGTRFRHLQTLKSHLRIHTGEKPYHCEKCNLHFRHKSQLRLHLRQKHGAITNTKIQYRMSTAEMPTDLTKAC; via the exons AACTTGACAAAATGGCTTGCGCAGCAGACAGCTGCATACAATTCACGCGCCATGCCAGTGATGTTCTGCTCAACCTGAATCGGCTGCGCAGCAGAGACATCCTCACAGACGTGACCATCCTGGTTAACAGGCAGCAGTTTCGTGCACACAAGACTGTTCTCATGGCTTGCAG TGGGCTCTTCTACACCATCTTTACTGACTCCCACAAGTGCAACCTTAATGCCATCAGTCTGGACCCAAAGGTGGACCCAGAAGGCTTTGCCATCCTGCTGGAGTTTATGTACACCTCCCGACTCACACTAAAGGAAAGCCTGATCATGGCTATCATGAATACAGCCATCTACTTGCAGATGGACCATGTTGTGGACACCTGCCAGAGATTCATCAAATCTAG TGATCCAGCAGCTAAGCTACCAAGAGATGAATTCCTGATCAGTCCCTTGGTTTTACCTCAGGATGTTCACGCGTACCGGCCCCACGATGTTGTTGACAGTTTGCACGGCCGCTTAGCTCCGTTCAGGGACGGAAGGCCCTACGGCACAAACTTGTTCGGCGGGGTCAGTACCCCCGGTAACTACCACCTCTACGGGCAGTTTCCCATGCCAGGATTCCCCTTCCCTCTCTGCAAGCTGACCGACACCAAAAACGCTTTTGCTGACTTCTCAAAGAGCGGCATCCACCACAAGAACTGTTCCCCCCACGACAGCAACATCAGGGCCGAGTACAGCCGGGCGTtcggcagcagctcctccagcatcaTCCACTCCACCACTTACGCTTCCAGGGAAGTAGGGAGAGACGACGACATGAGGAAGGAGAGCCATGAGAGCGTCCCCCAGGCCGTGGGGCTCGGGTCCAGGAAGCGTGCGTTTCCCGTGTTGGCCCTGGAGCAACAGAGAGAGTCTGGCAAGGAGCACGCTCCTCAGGTGGAGGAAGACCTCATCCACCAGCACTATCCCCTGGGCATCTCCTCCGCCGGACGCAAGAGCCTCGTGAGTAGCCCGCAGAGCCCGCTCAAGTCTGACTGCCAGCCCAACTCCCCGACGGAGTCCAGCAGCAGCAAGAACGCCGGCCTCTCCCAGGCCAGCGGGGTGCAGGCCCAGCAGGGGACGCCGGACCCCAAAGCTCGCAACTGGAAGAAGTACAAGTTCATCGTGCTGAACCAGAGCgccaaggaggaggaggtgggccTGAGGGATCCCGGGCTGCGCTCGCCTCAGCGCCTCGGCCTGCAGCCCTACCTGCACCCCAGCGACTCGGAGAACCTCGACCCCCAGACCACGAGCAAGAGCAGCGACCACAGCGAGGACCTGCCCGTGCCGCAGGCCAGCCGTCTCaacaacatcatcaacag TACTCTTGAGGGGTCACTGAGGAACGGCGAGGCCCACCCTCCACACTACCTGAACCGTCTGAGCTGCTCCACGTGTGGCTCGCGGTCCCCACACCGCTCCGAGGGCTGTCCCAACTCCTCCCGGTCCCGCCTGTCCGAGGACATGGCCGAGCTGCACTCAGAGTATTCAGACTCCAGTTGTG AAAACGGTACGTTCTTCTGCAACGAGTGCGACTCCAAGTTCGCCGAGGACGAGGCTCTGAAACAACACATGCTTCAGGTGCACAGTGACAAGCCATACAAGTGTGACCGCTGCCAGGCTGCGTTCCGGTACAAGGGCAACCTGGCCAGCCACAAGACTGTCCACACAG gagAGAAGCCGTATCGCTGTAATATCTGTGGTGCTCAGTTTAACCGACCAGCTAACCTCAAGACTCACACTCGCATCCACTCAGGAGAGAAGCCATACAAATGTGAGACATGTGGCGCTCGGTTTGTGCAG GTTGCTCATCTCCGCGCCCACGTGTTgatccacacgggcgagaagccgtaCCCGTGTGAGATCTGTGGAACGCGCTTCCGCCACCTCCAGACGCTGAAGAGCCACCTCCGCATTCACACGGGAGAGAAGCCCTACCAT TGTGAAAAATGCAACCTGCATTTCCGCCACAAAAGTCAGCTCCGACTGCACCTCCGACAGAAGCACGGCGCCATCACGAACACCAAGATCCAGTACCGCATGTCCACGGCAGAGATGCCGACTGACTTAACAAAAGCCTGCTGA